The following proteins are co-located in the Telopea speciosissima isolate NSW1024214 ecotype Mountain lineage chromosome 9, Tspe_v1, whole genome shotgun sequence genome:
- the LOC122640520 gene encoding uncharacterized protein LOC122640520 has product MSEEQDPKAVQRNPSSSVPPSTTPTKVAGEISSNGGNSSNAGWEQKIRYPNRPDITNPDPATLRDQWRFAIRQYSKWYSHAWGTAILAGISFFALGWIVKGSNPLPSKKDEHPPPSPSSADNR; this is encoded by the coding sequence ATGAGTGAGGAACAGGATCCAAAAGCGGTGCAGCGGAACCCCTCGTCATCTGTACCTCCTTCAACAACGCCCACCAAGGTTGCCGGAGAAATCAGCAGCAACGGCGGCAATAGCAGCAACGCTGGTTGGGAGCAAAAGATCCGTTATCCAAATCGACCAGATATAACGAACCCAGACCCTGCAACATTGAGGGATCAATGGAGGTTCGCAATCAGGCAATACAGCAAATGGTATTCCCACGCATGGGGTACTGCAATCTTAGCTGGTATTTCTTTCTTCGCTCTTGGATGGATCGTTAAGGGCTCCAATCCTCTCCCCTCCAAGAAAGACGAACATCCTCCACCTTCCCCATCATCCGCCGACaatcgatga